In Macrobrachium nipponense isolate FS-2020 chromosome 30, ASM1510439v2, whole genome shotgun sequence, a genomic segment contains:
- the LOC135202142 gene encoding uncharacterized protein LOC135202142 translates to MRRTPKNTRVSSDPVQHYDTAPPDCQQLIRSPTFPHPPSHPSTNLCQLSPPILQHSPVLTLTLTFSIFPPPLHRHLQFSPNPPAPSPFLQHLQLSSLHLSLPAPPHSSSNILHFHPPPTSPATPYSPLQHSPSSPYLSPNILQFPPHSSSNILQLSSTSPPTFSNSLPTNLSIPFT, encoded by the exons ATGAGGAGGACGCCCAAAAATACACGGGTTTCTAGTGACCCAGTTCAACATTATGACACAGCCCCTCCTGACTGCCAACAGCTCAT CCGTTCCCCAaccttcccccatcccccatcccacCCATCTACCAACCTTTGTCAGCTCTCCCCACCCATCCTCCAACATTCTCCAGTTCTCACCCTTACTCTAACATTCTCCATCTTTCCCCCACCTCTCCACCGGCATCTCCAGTTCTCCCCCAATCCTCCagctccctcccccttcctccaacaTCTCCAGCTCTCATCCCTCCACCTATCTTTGCCAGCTCCTCCCCACTCTTCCTCCAACATTCTCCACTTTCACCCTCCTCCAACATCTCCAGCTACCCCCTACTCTCCACTCCAACATTCTCCAAGCTCCCCCTACCTCTCCCCCAACATTCTCCAGTTCCCTCCTCACTCTTCCTCCAATATTCTCCAGCTCTCCTCCACCTCTCCACCAACATTCTCCAACTCCCTCCCCACCAACCTCTCCATCCCCTTCACTTAA